In the Sesamum indicum cultivar Zhongzhi No. 13 unplaced genomic scaffold, S_indicum_v1.0 scaffold00238, whole genome shotgun sequence genome, one interval contains:
- the LOC105179916 gene encoding uncharacterized protein LOC105179916 produces MNAWLPQASYPCGNFSNTSSFKFRRSKGSLGHAFTVPIRTGNQDQTSFYPSVPHEISVLVELILGHLRYLLTDMPPQPNSPPNNVFRPDQRARARFGSKKRGSAPPPIHGISKITLKVVVFHFRLSAPTYPTPLKSFHKVGLESSSTGSSFPADSAKPVPLAVVSLDSRQGQWESR; encoded by the coding sequence ATGAACGCTTGGCTGCCACAAGCCAGTTATCCCTGTGGTAACTTTTCTAACACCTCTAGCTTCAAATTCCGAAGGTCTAAAGGATCGTTAGGCCACGCTTTCACGGTTCCTATTCGTACTGGAAATCAGGATCAAACGAGCTTTTACCCTTCTGTTCCACACGAGATTTCTGTTCTCGTTGAGCTCATCTTAGGACACCTGCGTTATCTTTTAACAGATATGCCGCCCCAGCCAAACTCCCCACCTAATAATGTCTTCCGCCCGGATCAGCGCGCCAGAGCGCGCTTTGGGTCCAAAAAGAGGGGTAGTGCCCCGCCTCCGATTCACggaataagtaaaataacattaaaagTAGTGGTATTTCACTTTCGCCTTTCGGCTCCCACTTATCCTACACCTCTCAAGTCATTTCACAAAGTCGGACTAGAGTCAAGCTCAACAGGGTCTTCTTTCCCCGCTGATTCCGCCAAGCCCGTTCCCTTGGCTGTGGTTTCGCTGGATAGTAGACAGGGACAGTGGGAATCTCGTTAA